One Owenweeksia hongkongensis DSM 17368 genomic region harbors:
- a CDS encoding flavin reductase family protein — protein sequence MVLRYFSSKDFIKWDQSFRRNFFNSVGGFKSLNLIGTRSVKGAANLGLFFSVTHIGSTPPLVGVIFRSPTVPRHTLENIYDTGFFTINSVQKSYVEKAHQASVKSPETMSEFHEIGLRESYHANFLAPYVESSRVKMGLKFVEKHDILANGTTLVVGEVVECWVDGDALDPDGFVDHTEIGNVAVNGLDTYYTATEIKKMTYAKSKEGVKTS from the coding sequence ATGGTATTGAGGTATTTCAGTTCTAAAGATTTCATAAAATGGGATCAATCCTTTCGTAGAAATTTTTTTAATTCTGTAGGTGGTTTCAAAAGCTTAAACCTTATAGGCACTAGGTCTGTTAAAGGTGCGGCCAATTTGGGTTTGTTTTTTTCGGTAACACATATTGGAAGTACACCTCCTCTGGTTGGTGTTATTTTTAGATCGCCCACTGTACCACGTCATACTTTAGAGAATATATACGACACCGGCTTTTTTACAATAAACTCAGTTCAAAAGAGCTATGTAGAAAAGGCACATCAAGCTTCTGTAAAATCTCCAGAAACTATGAGCGAGTTTCATGAAATAGGTCTCCGCGAGTCGTATCATGCAAACTTTTTGGCTCCTTACGTGGAGAGTAGTCGTGTAAAGATGGGACTCAAATTTGTAGAGAAACACGATATTTTGGCCAATGGAACGACCTTAGTGGTAGGTGAAGTTGTAGAGTGCTGGGTGGACGGTGATGCGTTAGATCCTGATGGATTTGTGGATCACACAGAGATAGGAAACGTAGCTGTAAACGGACTCGACACTTATTATACAGCTACTGAAATCAAAAAAATGACCTACGCCAAATCCAAAGAAGGCGTTAAGACGTCTTAA
- a CDS encoding MerR family transcriptional regulator, translated as MQSKYSIKELEHLSGIKAHTIRAWESRYKLIEPHRTATNIRYYVDEHLKKILNTSALIKAGVKISKIAQMTEEEINEAVMNSGRYESNFTTYINSLKVATLMYEENTFDAVVSKCIVSYGAEKTLMEVVGPFIKEIGLLWQIGVMKVSHEHFASNMLKMKLFALIDQSFPHSLDSNSSAYILYLPADELHELSLLYLYYHLIINGNRVIYLGQAVPFEYLKQVSEKTGIRNFISVFTTNPHIDEISKYMGIIGENFHNTGSRFLLTGKQVQDLVADVETPMVSIFKGVEELREALLN; from the coding sequence ATGCAGAGTAAGTATTCTATAAAAGAGTTGGAGCATCTATCTGGTATAAAAGCTCATACTATACGCGCTTGGGAAAGCAGATATAAACTTATTGAGCCGCACAGGACTGCTACCAATATCCGATACTATGTAGATGAGCACCTTAAAAAAATACTAAACACATCGGCTTTGATAAAGGCTGGTGTTAAGATTAGTAAAATAGCGCAAATGACCGAGGAGGAAATTAATGAGGCGGTTATGAACAGTGGCAGGTATGAGTCCAATTTCACAACTTATATCAACTCATTAAAAGTGGCTACTTTAATGTATGAGGAAAATACATTTGATGCAGTGGTTTCCAAGTGTATTGTGAGTTATGGCGCTGAAAAAACTTTAATGGAAGTGGTAGGTCCCTTCATAAAAGAGATAGGACTATTATGGCAAATAGGGGTTATGAAGGTTAGTCATGAGCATTTTGCATCCAATATGCTTAAAATGAAGCTTTTTGCATTAATAGATCAAAGTTTTCCTCATTCATTGGATTCAAATTCCAGTGCTTATATTTTGTATTTACCCGCTGATGAACTACATGAGCTTAGCCTTTTGTATTTGTATTATCATCTTATTATAAATGGAAATAGGGTAATCTATTTAGGGCAAGCGGTGCCATTCGAATATTTAAAGCAAGTATCGGAAAAAACTGGCATTCGGAATTTTATTTCGGTATTTACCACTAATCCGCATATAGATGAGATATCTAAGTACATGGGGATAATCGGGGAGAACTTCCACAATACGGGGAGCCGCTTTTTGCTTACTGGTAAGCAAGTTCAGGACTTGGTGGCGGATGTGGAAACTCCCATGGTATCTATTTTTAAAGGGGTTGAGGAATTGCGGGAGGCTTTGCTAAATTGA
- a CDS encoding phytoene/squalene synthase family protein: MRALFDKVSYRSSVIVTKSYSTSFSLGIMLLDKTLRQHVYAIYGFVRFADEIVDTFHEHDKAHLLNDFKNQTHDAISRGISLNPILNSFQKTVNEFQIDRDLIDTFLKSMEMDLNPIEAYSREEYEEYILGSAEVVGLMCLKVFCYGDQEQYEALSHEAMKLGSAFQKINFLRDLNADYYDLGRVYFPNIDMKTFDDSVKAEIEADIEKDFKLGYEGILKLPKKARFGVYIAYVYYYSLFQKIRALPADAILEQRVRIANRNKYGLLLSSYFKHSFNLL, translated from the coding sequence ATGAGAGCACTTTTTGACAAAGTATCATACCGATCGAGCGTTATAGTAACCAAAAGCTATAGTACTTCCTTTTCCCTAGGCATTATGCTGTTGGATAAAACCCTGCGCCAGCATGTATATGCGATATATGGTTTTGTTCGTTTTGCTGATGAAATAGTCGACACTTTTCATGAGCATGACAAAGCACATTTGCTAAATGATTTTAAAAATCAAACCCATGATGCCATTTCTCGTGGCATTAGTTTAAATCCTATTCTTAATTCTTTTCAAAAAACGGTAAACGAGTTTCAAATAGATAGAGATTTGATTGATACCTTTTTGAAGAGTATGGAGATGGATCTAAATCCTATAGAGGCTTATTCACGAGAGGAATATGAGGAATATATATTAGGAAGTGCAGAGGTTGTTGGGCTGATGTGCCTAAAAGTATTTTGCTATGGTGATCAAGAGCAGTATGAAGCCTTGAGTCATGAAGCCATGAAACTTGGATCAGCCTTTCAAAAGATAAATTTCCTTCGTGATTTGAATGCCGACTATTACGATTTAGGGCGTGTTTATTTTCCGAATATTGATATGAAGACCTTTGATGACTCTGTGAAGGCAGAGATAGAAGCGGATATCGAGAAGGATTTCAAACTTGGGTATGAAGGAATTTTGAAGCTTCCAAAAAAAGCAAGGTTTGGTGTGTACATTGCTTACGTTTATTACTACAGTTTGTTTCAAAAAATAAGAGCTTTGCCAGCTGATGCGATTTTAGAACAAAGGGTTCGGATTGCAAACAGAAATAAATACGGACTTTTGCTGAGTTCATATTTCAAGCATAGTTTTAATCTTTTATAA
- the idi gene encoding isopentenyl-diphosphate Delta-isomerase — MVENVILVDENDNEIGLMEKMEAHRKGLLHRAFSVFVLNSKGELMIHQRALHKYHSGGLWTNTCCSHPRKGEEVEAAAHRRLMEEMGFDCPIEKKLDFVYKSVLDQGLTEHEFDHLFVGHYDDEPNINPDEVADWKWMSIADVRKDIEENPTQYTEWFKIIFDRFTEEVAEA; from the coding sequence ATGGTAGAAAATGTCATCCTAGTAGATGAAAATGATAATGAAATTGGCCTGATGGAAAAAATGGAAGCACATCGCAAAGGACTTTTGCATCGTGCTTTTTCAGTTTTTGTGTTAAACTCAAAAGGCGAATTAATGATCCATCAACGAGCGTTGCATAAGTATCATTCAGGAGGCTTGTGGACCAACACCTGCTGTAGCCACCCCCGCAAGGGCGAAGAAGTAGAAGCCGCGGCGCACCGCAGATTGATGGAAGAAATGGGATTTGACTGTCCAATTGAGAAAAAGCTGGATTTTGTTTATAAATCGGTATTGGATCAAGGGTTAACTGAGCACGAGTTCGATCATCTTTTTGTTGGTCATTATGATGACGAGCCAAATATAAATCCTGATGAGGTTGCTGACTGGAAATGGATGTCCATCGCTGATGTTAGAAAGGATATAGAAGAAAACCCGACTCAGTATACTGAGTGGTTTAAAATAATATTTGATCGTTTTACTGAAGAAGTAGCCGAGGCATGA
- a CDS encoding mannose-1-phosphate guanylyltransferase has product MQNIYSVIMAGGIGSRFWPVSTSKLPKQFHDILGTGETLIQQTYRRLRKLSDPDKILVVTHKSYKDLVMEQLPEIPVANIILEPARRNTAPCITYAAYRIKSEDPTATMLVAPSDHLISNEDEFTRIATLACNQAEDTKQLFTLGIKPHRPDTGYGYIQFVDLDEDPKSEVKRVKTFTEKPDVAMAQQFLESGEFLWNSGIFIWSINTYMDELSQSLPDLYSAFEAGLSKFGTGEEEAFIEEIYPACENESIDYGLMEKSHHVYVVPSDFGWSDLGTWGSLHEHASLDENQNAQIGNRIVTYETKNTLIRVPKNKVAVVQGLEGYVVVDNEDALLICKLDQEQHIKTFVSDLKLKFGDKIT; this is encoded by the coding sequence ATGCAAAATATATATAGTGTGATTATGGCCGGTGGTATAGGAAGTAGATTCTGGCCGGTAAGCACCTCAAAACTCCCGAAGCAATTTCACGATATTCTGGGTACTGGCGAAACACTCATTCAGCAGACATATCGCAGGTTACGTAAGCTTTCCGACCCTGACAAAATATTGGTGGTAACGCATAAAAGTTACAAAGATTTGGTAATGGAACAGCTTCCAGAAATACCGGTAGCCAACATTATTTTGGAGCCTGCTCGCAGAAACACAGCACCTTGCATTACTTACGCTGCATATCGTATAAAATCTGAGGATCCAACAGCTACAATGTTGGTGGCACCTTCTGATCACCTCATTAGCAATGAAGATGAATTCACCAGAATTGCAACTTTGGCTTGCAATCAAGCTGAAGACACTAAGCAGCTTTTCACTTTAGGAATAAAGCCTCACAGGCCTGACACTGGATATGGATACATTCAATTTGTAGATCTTGATGAAGATCCTAAAAGCGAGGTGAAACGCGTCAAAACTTTTACAGAAAAGCCTGATGTCGCCATGGCTCAACAATTTTTGGAGAGTGGTGAATTTTTATGGAATAGCGGAATTTTTATTTGGTCCATCAATACTTATATGGATGAATTGAGCCAGAGTCTCCCAGATTTATACTCAGCTTTTGAGGCAGGACTCAGCAAATTTGGCACTGGTGAAGAAGAAGCATTTATTGAAGAAATTTATCCAGCCTGTGAAAATGAATCTATTGACTACGGGCTCATGGAAAAATCACATCATGTTTATGTGGTTCCTTCAGATTTTGGATGGAGCGATTTAGGAACTTGGGGTAGCTTGCATGAGCATGCCTCTCTTGACGAAAATCAAAATGCTCAAATAGGAAATCGAATTGTTACTTATGAAACAAAAAATACTTTAATACGTGTGCCTAAAAATAAAGTAGCCGTAGTACAAGGTCTTGAAGGATATGTAGTTGTGGACAACGAAGATGCTTTATTGATTTGTAAACTTGATCAAGAGCAGCACATTAAAACTTTTGTGAGCGACCTAAAGCTAAAGTTTGGTGACAAAATAACCTAG
- a CDS encoding cryptochrome/photolyase family protein, with protein MSEEKICIFWFRRDLRLNDNAGLYRALTSGLKVLPVFIFDTDILDELDDKKDARVHFIWQEVKSIKKTLEEKHGTSLLVKHGSPLKIFKDLVSEFPVAEVFTNRDYEPSAKERDKAVYEFLKSKDIVFKGFKDQVIFDKSEVMKEDGTPYEVFTPYMKKYKSQLKPFYLKSYPVKKYISNFYKCEPFDNISLSDLSFEKSNVEFPDRNFDKETIRSYHENRDFPAKKGTTRLSLHLRFGTISIRKLARLARKENDKFFNELIWRDFYQMILYHFPKSVNEAFKKKYDAIKWENNEEHFKKWCEGKTGYPLVDAGMRELNETDFMHNRVRMVVASFLTKHLLIDWRWGEAYFAVKLLDYDQASNIGGWQWAAGCGVDAAPYFRVFNPELQLKKFDPENEYVKKWVPEWSTPEYPEPIVEHKFARERALSRYKEALS; from the coding sequence ATGAGCGAGGAAAAAATCTGTATTTTTTGGTTTAGAAGAGATCTGCGGTTAAATGATAACGCAGGTCTTTATCGCGCTTTGACCTCGGGGTTAAAAGTACTTCCTGTTTTTATTTTTGATACCGATATTCTCGATGAATTAGACGACAAGAAAGATGCCCGTGTACATTTTATATGGCAAGAGGTAAAGTCTATCAAAAAGACGCTAGAAGAAAAACATGGTACATCATTACTGGTAAAACACGGTTCCCCACTAAAAATTTTCAAGGATCTGGTTTCGGAGTTCCCGGTAGCGGAAGTATTTACCAACAGAGATTATGAACCTTCTGCCAAAGAAAGGGATAAAGCAGTTTATGAGTTTCTTAAGTCTAAGGATATTGTTTTCAAGGGTTTTAAGGATCAGGTGATTTTTGATAAGTCGGAAGTGATGAAAGAGGATGGAACGCCTTACGAGGTGTTTACACCATACATGAAAAAGTATAAATCACAGCTAAAGCCTTTTTACTTAAAATCTTATCCGGTAAAAAAATACATTTCAAACTTTTATAAATGCGAGCCTTTTGACAATATTTCATTAAGTGATCTGAGTTTTGAGAAAAGTAATGTAGAATTTCCTGATAGGAACTTCGATAAAGAGACGATTCGTTCATATCACGAAAATCGAGATTTCCCGGCTAAAAAGGGAACAACTAGACTTAGCCTGCATTTACGTTTCGGTACTATTTCTATTAGAAAACTTGCTCGCTTAGCGCGGAAGGAGAATGATAAATTTTTTAATGAGCTCATTTGGCGAGATTTTTATCAGATGATATTGTATCATTTCCCCAAGTCGGTAAACGAGGCTTTTAAGAAAAAGTATGATGCCATAAAATGGGAGAATAACGAAGAGCATTTTAAGAAATGGTGTGAAGGGAAAACAGGTTACCCATTGGTAGATGCGGGTATGCGGGAGCTAAATGAAACTGATTTTATGCATAATCGTGTGAGAATGGTAGTCGCTAGTTTCTTAACCAAACATTTGCTTATAGACTGGCGCTGGGGAGAGGCTTATTTTGCAGTCAAGCTTTTAGATTATGATCAGGCTTCAAATATTGGCGGATGGCAGTGGGCGGCTGGCTGTGGAGTAGATGCGGCACCATATTTTAGAGTGTTCAATCCTGAGCTGCAGCTCAAAAAGTTTGATCCTGAAAATGAATATGTAAAAAAATGGGTGCCCGAATGGAGCACCCCTGAATATCCTGAACCTATTGTAGAGCATAAATTTGCTCGAGAGCGAGCATTATCTCGCTACAAGGAAGCTTTGTCCTAG
- a CDS encoding peptide chain release factor 3, translating into MSDRKKEINRRRTFGIISHPDAGKTTLTEKLLLYGGAIQEAGAVKSNKIKKGATSDFMEIERQRGISVATSVMGFEYKNKKINILDTPGHQDFAEDTYRTLTAVDSVIVVIDVAKGVEAQTEKLVEVCRMRDTPIIVFINKLDREGKDAYDLLDEVEEKLGLNVCPLSWPIGMGQDFKGVYNMWEKNLQLYTEQKKQKIADSVSIEDISTPEIEKYIDKEAADTLRDEIELISGVYPDFDKQTYLDGQLSPVFFGSALNNFGVQELLNCFVDIAPAPLPKKAEDRVVDPMEDKFTGFVFKIHANMDPKHRDRLAFLKIVSGTFERNTNYQHVRQGKNLKFSNPTAFMASKKSVVDLAYPGDIVGLHDSGNFRIGDTLTEGEKLEFKGIPSFSPEHFRFINNADPLKAKQLNKGVDQLMDEGVAQLFTLESNGRKVIGTVGALQYEVIQYRLEHEYNAKCTYENYPAHKACWIESSDDKQLEEFSKLKYRYLAKDKFGRLVFLSDSAFSLNMAREKFDKIKFHLKSEF; encoded by the coding sequence ATGAGTGATAGAAAGAAAGAAATAAACCGCAGGCGCACATTCGGGATTATATCTCACCCGGATGCCGGAAAAACAACCCTAACAGAAAAACTTCTGTTGTATGGTGGCGCTATTCAAGAAGCAGGAGCCGTAAAGTCAAATAAGATAAAGAAAGGTGCTACATCTGACTTTATGGAGATTGAGCGTCAGAGAGGAATCTCTGTAGCTACATCTGTTATGGGCTTTGAGTATAAAAACAAGAAAATAAACATTCTTGATACACCAGGTCACCAAGACTTTGCTGAAGACACCTATCGTACACTCACCGCTGTAGATAGTGTGATTGTGGTAATTGATGTTGCAAAGGGTGTAGAGGCCCAAACTGAGAAGCTTGTGGAAGTGTGTCGTATGAGAGACACTCCTATAATTGTGTTCATCAACAAGCTGGATCGCGAAGGTAAAGATGCTTACGACCTTCTCGATGAAGTTGAGGAAAAGCTTGGTCTAAACGTTTGCCCTCTAAGCTGGCCTATTGGTATGGGGCAAGATTTTAAGGGAGTATATAATATGTGGGAAAAAAACCTGCAGTTATATACTGAACAGAAAAAGCAAAAAATTGCAGACAGCGTAAGCATTGAAGATATAAGTACTCCAGAAATTGAAAAGTATATCGACAAAGAAGCTGCAGACACTTTGAGAGATGAAATTGAACTTATATCTGGAGTTTATCCCGATTTTGATAAACAGACCTACCTAGATGGCCAACTTTCTCCAGTTTTCTTTGGCTCTGCTCTTAACAATTTTGGAGTGCAAGAACTTCTTAATTGCTTTGTAGATATAGCTCCGGCTCCGCTTCCAAAAAAGGCCGAAGACCGCGTGGTGGACCCTATGGAAGATAAGTTTACTGGATTTGTCTTTAAGATTCATGCTAACATGGATCCGAAGCACAGAGATAGGCTGGCATTTCTAAAAATAGTTTCAGGAACGTTTGAAAGAAACACAAATTACCAGCACGTCCGTCAAGGTAAAAACCTAAAGTTCAGCAATCCTACGGCCTTTATGGCTAGTAAAAAGAGCGTGGTTGACCTAGCTTATCCAGGAGATATTGTCGGACTTCACGATAGTGGAAACTTTAGAATTGGAGATACACTTACAGAAGGAGAGAAATTAGAATTCAAAGGGATTCCAAGTTTTTCACCAGAGCATTTTCGATTTATCAACAATGCTGATCCGCTTAAAGCCAAACAACTCAACAAAGGCGTTGATCAATTGATGGACGAAGGAGTAGCTCAACTTTTTACTTTAGAGAGTAATGGGCGAAAGGTAATCGGAACCGTTGGTGCGCTGCAATATGAGGTAATTCAATACCGCCTTGAGCATGAATATAATGCTAAGTGTACTTATGAAAACTATCCTGCCCACAAAGCTTGCTGGATAGAATCATCTGATGACAAGCAGTTAGAAGAGTTTAGTAAACTAAAATATCGTTATTTGGCTAAAGATAAATTTGGCCGTTTGGTATTTCTTTCTGACTCGGCCTTTAGCCTAAATATGGCCCGCGAAAAATTTGACAAGATTAAATTTCACCTAAAATCAGAGTTCTGA
- a CDS encoding adenylate kinase → MLNIVLFGPPGAGKGTQSQHIVEKFQLIHLSTGDLLRSEIAAGTPLGQEAKLLMDDGKLVPDEVVIGMIDNKLKANEDAKGFIFDGFPRTTEQAKALDDLLKSNDDSISGMIALEVPDEELISRLLERGKDSGRADDQNEEVIKNRLKVYNDQTAVLKDYYSKQGKFQEINGLGTIEEVFGRIENAIEKA, encoded by the coding sequence ATGTTAAATATTGTTCTCTTTGGCCCTCCCGGAGCAGGGAAAGGCACGCAGTCTCAACATATCGTAGAAAAATTTCAACTCATCCACCTATCCACAGGTGATCTTCTACGTTCTGAAATAGCGGCAGGTACGCCTTTAGGTCAGGAAGCAAAACTGCTTATGGACGATGGTAAATTGGTGCCGGATGAAGTAGTTATCGGTATGATTGATAATAAACTGAAGGCGAATGAAGATGCCAAGGGTTTTATTTTTGATGGATTTCCACGTACTACTGAGCAAGCCAAAGCACTGGATGATCTGTTGAAGAGCAATGACGATAGTATTTCTGGAATGATTGCTCTGGAAGTTCCTGATGAAGAATTGATTTCCCGCCTTTTAGAAAGAGGGAAAGATAGCGGTCGTGCTGATGATCAGAATGAAGAGGTGATTAAGAATCGCCTGAAAGTATATAATGACCAAACCGCTGTACTTAAAGACTACTACAGCAAGCAAGGTAAGTTTCAAGAGATAAACGGCTTGGGTACTATCGAGGAAGTGTTTGGTAGAATAGAAAATGCTATAGAAAAAGCCTAA
- a CDS encoding response regulator, whose translation MNLEEVNLVMLIDDSHTDRFIHKKLLEIYSIGKEVIEFSGAREAIDYLNDAKNEGNKLPDVILLDVLMPEMNGFDFLTSIKSVYPKLVKPPVIYMLSSTDDESDLKRARSIKMVQKLLRKPFSPETLIKALSEL comes from the coding sequence ATGAATCTGGAAGAGGTGAACCTTGTCATGCTAATTGACGATAGCCATACCGATCGGTTTATTCATAAAAAGCTGCTCGAAATTTACTCAATAGGGAAAGAGGTGATTGAGTTTTCAGGAGCTCGAGAGGCTATTGATTATCTTAATGATGCAAAAAATGAAGGCAATAAATTGCCAGACGTTATATTGCTAGATGTTTTGATGCCAGAAATGAATGGCTTTGATTTTCTTACTAGCATAAAGAGCGTATATCCCAAGTTGGTAAAACCGCCTGTAATATATATGTTAAGTTCAACCGATGATGAAAGTGACCTGAAAAGGGCTCGAAGCATTAAAATGGTTCAGAAGCTGCTCAGAAAACCCTTTTCTCCAGAAACTCTTATCAAAGCCCTATCAGAACTCTGA
- a CDS encoding 6-pyruvoyl trahydropterin synthase family protein, with protein sequence MRVTVNRKAHFNAAHRLHRADWDDQKNQQVFGRCNNPFYHGHNYELIVSVTGKVDDETGFVVDMKWLADLITEKVEDYLDHKNLNEQIDEFKSLNPTAENIAVVIWKRLRSSIDSQHDLKVTLYETPRNFVEYSGEE encoded by the coding sequence ATGAGGGTAACGGTAAACAGAAAAGCTCATTTCAATGCCGCCCATCGTTTGCATAGAGCGGATTGGGATGACCAGAAAAACCAACAAGTTTTTGGGCGGTGTAACAATCCATTTTATCATGGTCACAATTATGAGTTGATTGTTTCTGTCACTGGCAAAGTTGATGACGAAACAGGTTTTGTAGTAGATATGAAATGGTTAGCGGATTTGATTACCGAAAAGGTGGAAGACTATTTAGACCACAAAAACCTGAATGAGCAGATTGATGAGTTTAAAAGCTTAAACCCTACAGCTGAAAATATAGCAGTGGTAATTTGGAAAAGACTCCGTTCTTCAATTGACTCTCAGCATGACCTGAAAGTTACTTTGTATGAAACTCCAAGAAATTTTGTTGAATATTCTGGAGAGGAATAA
- a CDS encoding sigma-70 family RNA polymerase sigma factor, with protein MTKSEFGTLILSHQSFLKQLALKLTKDAEASNDLTQETYYKAIRNSDKFQQGTNIKGWLYTIMKNTFINAYRKSKNQNTFVDETENKYFINIGQTEKVAQTDAIVDREYMMEQINSIEKTYVETFMMYYNGYKYEEISEILSIPLGTVKSRIFLARKKMQDKLKDYR; from the coding sequence ATGACAAAGTCAGAGTTCGGAACATTAATTTTAAGTCACCAAAGTTTTTTGAAGCAACTGGCTCTAAAGCTTACTAAGGATGCTGAAGCCTCTAACGATTTAACTCAGGAAACTTATTACAAAGCCATTCGTAATAGTGATAAATTTCAACAGGGTACAAACATTAAAGGTTGGCTTTACACCATTATGAAAAACACTTTCATCAATGCGTACAGAAAGAGTAAAAATCAGAATACCTTTGTTGACGAGACGGAAAACAAGTATTTTATCAACATAGGGCAAACTGAGAAAGTGGCTCAAACAGATGCAATTGTTGATAGAGAATACATGATGGAGCAAATAAACTCTATTGAAAAAACATACGTTGAAACCTTTATGATGTACTACAATGGTTACAAGTATGAGGAAATCTCGGAAATTCTTTCAATCCCATTGGGAACTGTAAAGAGTAGAATCTTTCTGGCGAGAAAGAAGATGCAGGATAAATTAAAAGATTATCGCTAA
- a CDS encoding phytoene desaturase family protein, producing the protein MKRKAIVIGSGFAGLSAATNLTKKGFDVIILEKNDQPGGRARSFFVDGYTFDMGPSWYWMPDVFEKYFEQFGKKVSDYYDLVRLDPSYRVYFDKDDALDLEADLSKLASQFENIEKGSGKKLLEFLEDAAYKYQVGINDLVYKPGRSITEYVDTRVLKGLLQLNILRSMRKHVSKSFTNSKLIKLMEFPILFLGGTPSNTPALYSLMNYADMALGTWYPIGGMHQIVKAMVSLAEENGVEIKLGHNVKSIKVSNGKAVSVSTDKGDFEADVIVGAADYHHVEQNLLPKEHRQYSEKYWKSRKMAPSSLLFYLGVNKRVENIKHHTLFFDENFDEHAAEIYENPQWPSKPLFYVCTPSKTDDSVAPKGCENMFLLMPVAPGLEDNEEIRERYFGIMINRLEQHIGERIKENIVVKKSYAQSNFVDDYNAFRGNAYGLANTLKQTAILKPSMKSNKVENLYYAGQLTVPGPGVPPSIISGHVVAGEIAKDLNIKELV; encoded by the coding sequence ATGAAGAGAAAGGCCATTGTAATTGGATCAGGATTTGCTGGTCTTTCTGCAGCAACAAATCTTACCAAAAAAGGATTTGATGTAATAATTTTAGAAAAAAACGATCAGCCCGGTGGTAGGGCTCGATCGTTTTTTGTTGATGGGTATACCTTTGATATGGGGCCCAGTTGGTATTGGATGCCGGATGTTTTTGAAAAATATTTTGAGCAATTCGGAAAAAAGGTTTCTGACTATTACGACCTAGTAAGGCTCGATCCTTCATACAGAGTTTATTTTGATAAAGACGATGCTTTAGATCTGGAAGCTGATTTATCAAAGCTCGCCAGCCAATTTGAAAATATAGAGAAAGGAAGTGGGAAGAAGTTACTGGAATTCCTTGAAGATGCTGCTTATAAGTATCAAGTGGGAATTAATGACCTTGTATATAAACCGGGTAGGAGTATAACTGAATATGTAGATACGCGGGTTTTGAAAGGTTTATTACAACTTAACATCCTGAGGTCGATGCGGAAGCATGTTTCCAAGTCTTTTACCAACTCAAAGCTTATAAAGTTGATGGAGTTTCCCATCCTTTTTTTGGGAGGTACTCCAAGTAATACTCCAGCATTATACAGTTTGATGAACTATGCCGATATGGCTTTAGGCACTTGGTACCCGATAGGAGGGATGCATCAGATTGTAAAGGCAATGGTTTCTTTAGCCGAAGAAAATGGCGTTGAGATAAAGCTTGGTCATAATGTAAAATCCATAAAGGTATCGAATGGTAAAGCGGTTTCAGTAAGCACAGATAAGGGCGATTTTGAAGCCGATGTAATAGTTGGAGCGGCAGATTATCATCATGTAGAGCAAAACCTTTTACCCAAAGAGCATCGTCAATATTCTGAAAAATATTGGAAAAGTAGAAAAATGGCTCCTTCAAGTTTGTTGTTTTACTTAGGGGTAAATAAGCGGGTTGAAAACATTAAACATCATACTCTCTTTTTTGATGAGAACTTTGATGAACATGCTGCTGAAATTTATGAGAATCCGCAATGGCCAAGTAAGCCACTTTTCTACGTTTGTACACCATCCAAAACGGATGACTCAGTAGCTCCCAAGGGTTGTGAAAACATGTTTTTACTTATGCCTGTTGCCCCTGGTTTAGAGGATAATGAAGAAATTCGAGAACGTTATTTTGGAATCATGATAAATCGTCTGGAGCAGCACATAGGAGAAAGAATTAAAGAAAATATTGTGGTAAAGAAATCCTATGCGCAATCGAATTTCGTAGATGATTATAACGCCTTTAGGGGAAATGCCTATGGTTTGGCAAATACACTAAAACAAACTGCTATATTGAAGCCTTCAATGAAAAGTAATAAAGTAGAAAACTTATACTATGCCGGTCAATTAACGGTTCCAGGGCCAGGAGTTCCTCCGTCTATTATTTCGGGGCATGTGGTTGCTGGTGAAATTGCTAAAGATTTAAATATTAAAGAATTGGTATGA